The Rosa rugosa chromosome 1, drRosRugo1.1, whole genome shotgun sequence genomic sequence ACTGTTACAAATCGAACCCAAGTCCTGACTTCATGGAAGAATTTTCAGGATCCTGCACCGGGTATTTACTCTCTCGTGCTTGACCCGAATGGAAGTGATGCATATTTCTCACTGTGGAATAGGTCTAAGCAGTATTGGACCAGTGGAGCTTGGGATGCAAAGAGTCGTATTTTCAGTTTGGTTCCTGAGATGAGGCGTAACTATATCTACAACTTCAGCTAtgttaaaaacaaaaatgagagCTACTTCAACTATTCTGTTTATAATCCTAGCATCACATCTCGATTCATAATGGATGTATCGGGTCAGGTTAAGCAAGAGTCCTGGTTGAAATCTCAGGGATGGAACATGTTTTGGTCTCAGCCGAGGAAACTATGTGAGGTTTATTCCTATTGTGGTGCATTTGGCAGATGCAATGAGAAGTCATTGCCCTTCTGTAATTGTTTATATGGTTTTGAGCCGAAATTGAAGGTGGATTGGAATTCGCAGGTTTATTCTGGTGGCTGCAAAAGACGGACTGTGCTGAATTTTGCTAATGCTACTACCAATAATGGGAAGCAAGACCGGTTTCTCGAAATGCCTAGCATGTCTTTGCCTGATGGTGAAGTGTCTGTAGAGGCTGGGAATACTGCGCAATGTGAATCAATCTGCTTAAGTAACCGCTCTTGCACTGCTTATGCTTACGATAGCAATGGATGTTCAATATGGATTGGAGATCTCTTGAATCTGCAACAACTCACAGCAGATGACGGTGATGGAAAAACTTTGTACCTCAGACTTGCAGCTTCCGAGTTTAAGGATCCAAAAAGTAAAAAGGGATTGATTATCGGTGTTGCAGTAGGCTCAGCTGTTGGGATAGCTGTTCTTTTAGGCCTTATTGCGTTTAGAGTGTTGAGAAACAGATatagagtgattggaaaatcaGTGGAGGGTTCATTGGTGGCATTTGAGTATAGAGATCTTCAAGAAGTAACAAAGAACTTCTCGGAGAAATTGGGGGGAGGAGGTTTTGGTTCTGTCTTCAAGGGCACAATGCCTGATTCATCAGTCATAGCAGTGAAGAAGCTCGAAAGTGTTAGCCAAGGAGAGAAGCAATTCAGAACAGAAGTCAGCACAATTGGGACAATCCAACATGTCAATCTTGTTCGGCTTCGTGGGTTCTGCTCTGAAGGTTCTAAGAGGTTGTTGGTCTATGATTACATGCCTAATGGATCTCTGGATGCTCACCTTTTCAATCGTCCAAGCGATGCTTTGGAGTGGAATACAAGATACCAAATTGCTCTGGGTACAGCAAGAGGGTTGGCTTATCTTCATGAGAAATGTAGAGATTGTATCATACATTGTGACATAAAGCCAGAGAACATTCTCCTAGATACCAAACTTTGTCCCAAAGTAGCAGACTTTGGCCTGGCAAAGCTTGTTGGAAGAGAATTCAGCCGAGTCCTGACCACAATGAGAGGCACGCCGGGCTATCTTGCACCAGAGTGGATTTCAGGAATGGCAGTCACAGCAAAAGCTGATGTTTACAGCTACGGAATGATGCTCTTCGAAATTGTATCAGGAAGACGAAACACTGAGCCATCTGAAGACGGCAAAGTTAGATTCTTCCCAACTCGGGCTGCTGGCGTGATCACGAGTAACGAAGAAGGCGATGTGCTGAGCCTATTGGACCCGAAATTAGGGAGAAATGGTGATGTGGAAGAGATCATGAGGGTTCTTAGAGTTGCTTGCTGGTGTGTCCAAGATGATGAGGCTCATAGACCATCAATGGGTCAAGTGGTGCA encodes the following:
- the LOC133726106 gene encoding G-type lectin S-receptor-like serine/threonine-protein kinase At2g19130, which codes for MPVSLVLYLVCKYFFAAMESKTNPKFLLSLLFLSLCLKSHICFGADTITANQSLSGDQTIVSAGGKFELGFFKAGNTSNYYIGMWYYKTVVPEKTIVWVANRVQPVSDRFSSELRISDGKLVLFNESKTPIWSTDVSSSSASSIHVVLLDNGNLVLRAGSNSSLPLWQSFDYPAHTWLPEARIGFNTVTNRTQVLTSWKNFQDPAPGIYSLVLDPNGSDAYFSLWNRSKQYWTSGAWDAKSRIFSLVPEMRRNYIYNFSYVKNKNESYFNYSVYNPSITSRFIMDVSGQVKQESWLKSQGWNMFWSQPRKLCEVYSYCGAFGRCNEKSLPFCNCLYGFEPKLKVDWNSQVYSGGCKRRTVLNFANATTNNGKQDRFLEMPSMSLPDGEVSVEAGNTAQCESICLSNRSCTAYAYDSNGCSIWIGDLLNLQQLTADDGDGKTLYLRLAASEFKDPKSKKGLIIGVAVGSAVGIAVLLGLIAFRVLRNRYRVIGKSVEGSLVAFEYRDLQEVTKNFSEKLGGGGFGSVFKGTMPDSSVIAVKKLESVSQGEKQFRTEVSTIGTIQHVNLVRLRGFCSEGSKRLLVYDYMPNGSLDAHLFNRPSDALEWNTRYQIALGTARGLAYLHEKCRDCIIHCDIKPENILLDTKLCPKVADFGLAKLVGREFSRVLTTMRGTPGYLAPEWISGMAVTAKADVYSYGMMLFEIVSGRRNTEPSEDGKVRFFPTRAAGVITSNEEGDVLSLLDPKLGRNGDVEEIMRVLRVACWCVQDDEAHRPSMGQVVQILEGVLNVNLPSIPRSLQLFGESQHIVFFTESSASQSSHAPSNNTSTASSISD